Part of the Flavobacterium sp. MDT1-60 genome, GTGTATTAATGATATGTGCAAACCAAATTTTATCTTTAGCAGTAAATACGCCCCAATCTTGTGGCTTCATCACATTGCCTCTTGTTCCATAAATACTATTTCCGTTTTTATCCATCCAGATTCCTATTTCTTTTAAAGTTGCAACAAATTCGGGCTGAATCGTTCCGTCAGCCATTGGCCCGACATTCAAAAGAAAATTGGCATTCAGACTGGCAGCGTTTATTAAGTAATGCAATAAATCTTTGGTTGATTTGTATTTTCTGTCATTGATATTAAAACCCCACGAATTGTTCATGGTTTCACAGGTTTCCAAAGGCAATTGAGAAATAGATTGTCCTCCAAATCCAGAAGTATTTCCACCTGGCAAATCTTTTTCAAATGCCTGAAAATCTTCACCCTGAATTGGAGTAAGATGATGATTGTTAGAGATTAAACAATTCGGCTGGATGGAATGAATCAATTTGTAAATCTCGTCATAATGCCAGTTTACTTTTGATGTCAATGTTTTATCGGTGTCGTTATCCAATTGATCCCAATGTCCGTCAAACCAAATTCCGCCAATTTCTCCGTAATTGGTCAGTAATTCTGTTAACTGACCTTTCATAAAAGCGATATAACTGTTCCAGTCGCTCTTTTTAGTTCTGCCAGTTCCTTGTCCTGTTTTTCCTGTTTCGTATTGATAATCTGTTCTGGTCCAGTCCAGAAGTGAATAGTAACAAAAGAGTTTAATACCTTCTTTATGACATTCGTCGGCTAATTCTTTTAAGAGATCTCTTTTGAAATGCGTATTTGTTATTTTCCAATCGGATAATTTGGTGTCAAAATTGCTAAAACCGTCGTGGTGGCGGGTTGTAAAAGTGATGTATTTCATTCCGGCCGCTTTTGCAGTGCCAACCCATTTTTTGGCATCAAAATCCTGTGGATTAAAAACGTTAAGCAATCTTCCGTATTCGGTAACTTTTATATTTTGGTTGGTCATAATCCATTCACCATTCCCAAGAACACTATAAGGTCCAAAGTGAATGAACATTCCAAATTTATTATCCTGAAATTCTTTTCTGTTTTTTAGATTTCCTTCTGATGGAGTATAGGTTTGTGCTAATAATGTCGTACAGCTCATCGAGAAAAACAGCAGGCAAAGTGTGATTTTTTTCATGTTTTTTAAAGTTAAGTGGTTTGATAGTAAAGTTTTAATAGTGATTAAAAACCAGAATTAAATAAGGATTTAGAATGATGACGATAGATTTAACAAAAGCCATAACTCATTGCGCTTAATTAATTTACGTTTTTTTGAAGTTTAAATATATAAAGACTTCCTCATAGCCAGTAAGTAGATATTATCTAAATATAATCATCAATTACCTTTCTCCAATCAAAAATCCGGAAACATTCCACGCACTGCTGCTGGTTCCTTCGGGTTTTCCAAGTGGAATGGATACACGAATAGTATGCTTTCCAGGCGAAAGATTTCCTAAATCAATTAGATTTGGATTAGTAGTGGTTCCCGGACACCAGTTAGAACGGCTTTCGTCAGAAGATGATAATCCGTTTCCAAAATTCCCCGAAGCCGGATTGCTCAATCGATACGAACCACAATCGGTGCGCCATGGTGTGAATCCAAAAACTTCTTTTCCATCAATAAAAATTGTGTTCTTTTTTTGTAAAAATTCATCACCATTTTCCCAGCCTCCATGGCCCGTTGTGGTGTAACTCAATTTGAAATTTTTATATCCTTCCGGCACCTCAAAAGTCATTTCCAATCCTTTTTCGTTATCAAACATGGTGGCATATTCTTGTCCGGCCATTTCCATTACATTTAATGTATTGAAAAGGGGTAAAATAAAATCGCCTTTTGGATTATTATCTTCGCCCTGATGAATCGTAATGTTCAAACTTGCTTTATGTCCGCCCGCATCATAATTTCCTATAAACATTCCGATATACACTTCCTGATTACTCAATTTGGGTTGTAGAAGCGAAATGTCCTGACGATAGAAAACACTATCCTGCCAAACCTTATTTTTTAATTGTAGATAGTTAAAATGCTTCACACCAAAAGGAGTAAAAAAGCGCATCAATTCCAGCAAAGGTGTATAATCGTCTGTCGCCGCAACACCCTGATATTTTTTACCGTTCCCGTTTTCATAAACCGGTAATGTGTTGACTCCATTTTTTAATCCGTCAAGAAAAGAACTTTTTTTATCCATTGGAATCATAAAAACCGAACCGGTTCTGTCATAGGCATCACCGTTCGATTGTTGCGTCACATCTACATAAATAGAACTTCCTTTTTTTATTTCAGGGAATTTTACCTTTCGAACAATTACCGTTCCACTGGCGTATCTAAAGATACTGTCATTCGATTTTGCATCATTTACAAAATGAATTTGCTCTTTGTTAAAAACAGAAATATTCACAAAACGGCTTTTCCACAATAAATCTTTATAGGTCAATTGGTCAACTTCCTGAACTGCTGGTATTGAAAGAATTGCCGGAACTGTTTTTAAATTCTCAATTTTGGTAGCTGTAACAATGCTATTCCCGTTACGAATAGTTTCCAGAACCAAACCTAAATCTTGTCCCAAAACACTTGGTCCGCCTTTTAGTCCCAATTCATTCGTGTACCAAATTTCGATTTTATTCGAATTCACTATGGTTATTGCTTTTTTGCAATTGAAATTTAGAATCTTTTTGGTTTCAGCTGTGAATTCAAATTTTTGTTTTCCCAAAGCTTCATTATCCCGATTGAGAATCAGTTTATTGGTTTTAAGTTGTGCCAATTGCAAAATGGTTTTGGTCTTGAAATCAACAAAAGTCTGCTCGAACGGAAGATCCGCTTTTTGTTGCATGATTTTATCTGTTGTGATCAAACTCAGATCTTGCGATGCGTATAAAAATAAAGGATCCTGATTTGGAGTCACTTTTCCGTTATAACTTCTTTGGTATGTAACTTTAATCGCTTTGTTTGTTTTTTGTGCAAAAGATAAATTGATTAAGCAAAGAGCAAAGAATGTAAATAAAGTTTTCTTCATGTTTTGGTTTTGTTGATCAGCTCCCTGAATAAAAACTGACGGTTATTTGGTAAATTAAAAGAGGTTTCGTTATTTTACTAAATCGATTTAACTAAAGACGAATAAAATTCTGATTCCATTGTGTTCTAGTATTATAGGATTACGAAATAGAGATTATGATCTGAGCTGATTTTTTATTAAAAGCTAAGATAAATATTTTTGAATTGTAACAGGAAATAACACTGTTTTGTTTTATCAAAAGGTAAAAATTGATTAAACAAAGATAATATTGAATTAATATATAAATGGAAGTCCCTATATCTTTCAATTTCTAAAAGAATATAAAATTGGCAGAAAATACAGTAGAATGCTTTTTTCTGTGTATTATATAAAACGCTTAAATTTAAAGCGTTACCATTGTTTTAGTATTAACATAATTAAAATACAATAATGAATTGTTTAAAAAGCTACAGTTTAATAATGATTTTTTGTTTCGGCGTAAGTATGCTGCAAGGCCAGCAAAAAGCATTTCCTTATAAAAATCAGAATTTACCAATTGATAAAAGAGTAGAAGATTTATTGAAACAATTGACTACTGAGGAGAAAATTTCTTTGTTAGGATTTGAAAGCAAAGCAATTAAGCGATTGGATATTCCGCAATATAATTGGTGGAATGAATCCTTACATGGCGTAGCCAGAGCGGGTAAAGCGACTGTTTTTCCGCAGGCTATCGGGATGGCAGCTTCTTTTAATGATGATTTATTAAATGAAGTAGCAAATTCTATTTCGACTGAAGCCAGAGCAAAGAACAATATGGCGGTTGCCAAGGACCGTCGTTTGCAATATATGGGATTAAATTTTTGGTCGCCAAACATCAATATTTTTAGAGATCCGCGTTGGGGAAGAGGACAGGAAACTTATGGAGAAGATCCTTTTCTGACCGGAAAAATGGGAACGGCTTACATTAAAGGATTGCAGGGAACAGATCCAAAATACATGAAAACTGCAGCTTGTGCCAAACATTTCGCTGTGCATAGCGGGCCTGAAAAAACAAGACATTCAATAGATGTTATTGTAGATGAAAAAGATTTGAGAGAAACCTATTTGTATGCTTTCAAAAAGCTTGTTGACGCGAAAGTTGAAACAGTAATGTGCGCCTACAATCGCGTGAATTCTGAACCTTGTTGTACGGGAAAAACATTATTACAGGATATTTTACGAAAAGAATGGAAATTCGGTGGACATGTAGTAACCGATTGTTGGGCATTACAAGACATTTATGAAGGACATAAAACGTTGCCAAATAGTGTAACAGTTGCTGCAGAAGCAATAAAAAGAGGCGTGAATATGGATTGCAGCGGATTGCTGCAAAAAGACGCTATCAATGCCCTGAATCAGAAATTGATTACTGCAAAAGACATTGATAATGCTTTGGCTCCAACGTTGCGAACACAATTCAAACTTGGGTTTTATGACAAACCTGAAGACAATCCGTATAGAAAATATGGTATCGATAGTATAGCCAATA contains:
- a CDS encoding GLPGLI family protein, producing MKKTLFTFFALCLINLSFAQKTNKAIKVTYQRSYNGKVTPNQDPLFLYASQDLSLITTDKIMQQKADLPFEQTFVDFKTKTILQLAQLKTNKLILNRDNEALGKQKFEFTAETKKILNFNCKKAITIVNSNKIEIWYTNELGLKGGPSVLGQDLGLVLETIRNGNSIVTATKIENLKTVPAILSIPAVQEVDQLTYKDLLWKSRFVNISVFNKEQIHFVNDAKSNDSIFRYASGTVIVRKVKFPEIKKGSSIYVDVTQQSNGDAYDRTGSVFMIPMDKKSSFLDGLKNGVNTLPVYENGNGKKYQGVAATDDYTPLLELMRFFTPFGVKHFNYLQLKNKVWQDSVFYRQDISLLQPKLSNQEVYIGMFIGNYDAGGHKASLNITIHQGEDNNPKGDFILPLFNTLNVMEMAGQEYATMFDNEKGLEMTFEVPEGYKNFKLSYTTTGHGGWENGDEFLQKKNTIFIDGKEVFGFTPWRTDCGSYRLSNPASGNFGNGLSSSDESRSNWCPGTTTNPNLIDLGNLSPGKHTIRVSIPLGKPEGTSSSAWNVSGFLIGER
- a CDS encoding alpha-L-fucosidase, with product MKKITLCLLFFSMSCTTLLAQTYTPSEGNLKNRKEFQDNKFGMFIHFGPYSVLGNGEWIMTNQNIKVTEYGRLLNVFNPQDFDAKKWVGTAKAAGMKYITFTTRHHDGFSNFDTKLSDWKITNTHFKRDLLKELADECHKEGIKLFCYYSLLDWTRTDYQYETGKTGQGTGRTKKSDWNSYIAFMKGQLTELLTNYGEIGGIWFDGHWDQLDNDTDKTLTSKVNWHYDEIYKLIHSIQPNCLISNNHHLTPIQGEDFQAFEKDLPGGNTSGFGGQSISQLPLETCETMNNSWGFNINDRKYKSTKDLLHYLINAASLNANFLLNVGPMADGTIQPEFVATLKEIGIWMDKNGNSIYGTRGNVMKPQDWGVFTAKDKIWFAHIINTPKQTTYIFIPEMKQKIKKCYLMDSKKELKFKQQPEGTFVYLDGTKMDAIDTIVEMQIQ